One window from the genome of Diospyros lotus cultivar Yz01 chromosome 11, ASM1463336v1, whole genome shotgun sequence encodes:
- the LOC127813227 gene encoding beta-amylase 8 isoform X1, whose amino-acid sequence MATTFCRIQDQLPLRRERTQEKAERRRERESEEAEGRDGNRECRTRMNTNVNDDANSHHLKQDLYPQTEATTSRPYPHPRRPRGFAAAMGAAADGAASGAGAKGKKEREKEKERTKLRERHRRAITSRMLAGLRQYGNFPLPARADMNDVLAALAREAGWTVDPDGTTYRSSPPPSQMGTFLVRSVGSPLSASSLRNCSTRASLDCQPSVLRLDESLSPASLDSVVVAETDTKSEKYAIASPIHSAECLGTDQLMQDIGSREHETDFAGTPYVPVYVMLATGVINNFCLLVDPEGVRQELRHLKSLHVDGVVVDCWWGIVEGWNPQKYLWSGYRDLFTIIRELQLKLQVVMAFHEYGGNDSNSVSISLPQWVLEIGKENPDIFFTDREGRRNTECLSWGIDKERVLKGRTGIEVYFDFMRSFRIEFDDLFVEGLISAVEIGLGASGELRYPSFAERIGWRYPGIGEFQCYDKYLQQNLRKAAKLRGHSFWARGPDNAGQYNCRPHETGFFCERGDYDSYYGRFFLQWYAQSLVNHADNVLSLAGLAFEETRIIVKIPAIYWWYKTTSHAAELTAGYYNPTNQDGYSPVFDVLKKHSITMKFVWSGMQVPCQETDEALADPEGLSWQVLNSAWDRGLAVAGQNGVPCYDRECCMRIVETAKPRNDPDHRHFVFFVYQPPPFIQGTVCFPESDYFIRCMHGEVAAELIP is encoded by the exons ATGGCCACCACTTTTTGTCGAATCCAAGATCAACTGCCACTGAGGAGGGAGAGGACACAGGAAAAAGCAGAgagacggagagagagagagagcgaagaGGCAGAGGGAAGAGATGGAAACCGGGAATGCCGTACAAGGATGAACACCAACGTCAACGACGACGCCAACAGTCACCATCTGAAGCAAGATCTGTATCCCCAAACCGAAGCCACAACCTCCCGCCCCTACCCCCACCCCCGCCGGCCCCGCGGCTTCGCGGCAGCGATGGGCGCCGCCGCCGACGGAGCCGCTTCCGGCGCAGGCGCCAAGGGGAagaaggagagggagaaggagaaggagcgGACCAAGCTCCGGGAGCGCCACCGCCGCGCCATCACTAGCCGCATGCTTGCCGGCCTCCGCCAGTACGGCAACTTCCCCCTCCCCGCCCGAGCCGACATGAACGACGTCCTCGCCGCCCTCGCAAGGGAGGCCGGTTGGACCGTCGACCCTGACGGCACTACCTACCGATCCTCTCCGCCTCCTTCGCAAATG GGGACATTTCTTGTTAGGTCAGTTGGAAGCCCATTATCTGCTAGTTCATTGAGAAATTGCTCCACTAGAGCTTCATTAGACTGTCAGCCATCAGTTCTAAGGCTTGATGAGAGTTTATCACCAGCATCACTTGATTCTGTTGTGGTTGCGGAGACGGATACAAAGAGTGAGAAGTATGCAATTGCAAGCCCCATTCACTCAGCTGAATGTTTGGGGACTGACCAG CTTATGCAAGACATTGGTTCCAGGGAGCATGAGACTGATTTTGCAGGAACTCCTTATGTCCCTGTTTATGTGATGCTTGct ACTGGTGTAATCAACAATTTCTGCCTGTTGGTTGATCCTGAAGGTGTTAGACAGGAGTTAAGACATCTGAAGTCTTTACATGTAGATGGTGTCGTTGTGGATTGTTGGTGGGGTATTGTTGAAGGGTGGAACCCACAGAAGTATCTATGGTCTGGTTACAGGGATCTATTTACCATCATCCGGGAGCTCCAACTGAAATTGCAG GTTGTTATGGCATTTCATGAGTATGGAGGAAATGATTCTAATAGTGTATCAATCTCCCTCCCTCAATGGGTACTGGAGATTGGCAAAGAGAACCCAGATATATTCTTCACAGATCGTGAAGGAAGGAGAAATACTGAATGCCTATCTTGGGGCATTGATAAAGAACGAGTGCTAAAGGGTAGAACCGGTATAGAG gtCTATTTTGACTTCATGAGAAGCTTTCGAATAGAGTTTGATGATTTGTTTGTTGAGGGTCTTATCTCCGCAGTTGAAATTGGACTTGGAGCATCTGGGGAGCTGAGGTACCCTTCTTTTGCAGAAAGGATAGGATGGAGGTACCCTGGTATTGGTGAGTTTCAG TGTTATGACAAATACTTGCAACAAAATCTACGAAAAGCTGCGAAATTACGTGGACACTCCTTCTGGGCTAGGGGGCCTGATAATGCTGGTCAATACAATTGTAGACCACATGAAACTGGCTTCTTCTGTGAACGAGGGGACTATGATAGCTACTATGGACGTTTTTTCCTCCAATGGTATGCTCAGTCTTTAGTAAATCATGCCGATAATGTCCTATCTCTTGCAGGCCTTGCATTTGAGGAAACACGGATAATTGTAAAG ATTCCAGCCATTTATTGGTGGTACAAAACTACAAGCCATGCAGCTGAGCTGACCGCTGGATATTATAACCCTACAAACCAGGATGGATATTCTCCAGTTTTTGATGTTCTTAAGAAACATTCTATAACAATGAAGTTTGTCTGGTCAGGAATGCAGGTTCCTTGTCAGGAAACTGATGAAGCATTGGCTGATCCTGAAGGTTTGAGTTGGCAG GTTTTGAATTCTGCCTGGGATCGGGGATTGGCTGTGGCTGGTCAGAATGGAGTTCCGTGTTATGATAGAGAATGTTGCATGAGAATAGTTGAGACTGCAAAACCAAGGAATGATCCTGATCATCGCCACTTTGTGTTCTTTGTCTATCAGCCTCCACCTTTTATCCAAGGAACTGTTTGCTTCCCAGAATCGGATTACTTTATCAGATGCATGCATG GAGAAGTTGCTGCTGAACTAATACCCTGA
- the LOC127813227 gene encoding beta-amylase 8 isoform X2 translates to MATTFCRIQDQLPLRRERTQEKAERRRERESEEAEGRDGNRECRTRMNTNVNDDANSHHLKQDLYPQTEATTSRPYPHPRRPRGFAAAMGAAADGAASGAGAKGKKEREKEKERTKLRERHRRAITSRMLAGLRQYGNFPLPARADMNDVLAALAREAGWTVDPDGTTYRSSPPPSQMGTFLVRSVGSPLSASSLRNCSTRASLDCQPSVLRLDESLSPASLDSVVVAETDTKSEKYAIASPIHSAECLGTDQLMQDIGSREHETDFAGTPYVPVYVMLATGVINNFCLLVDPEGVRQELRHLKSLHVDGVVVDCWWGIVEGWNPQKYLWSGYRDLFTIIRELQLKLQVVMAFHEYGGNDSNSVSISLPQWVLEIGKENPDIFFTDREGRRNTECLSWGIDKERVLKGRTGIEVYFDFMRSFRIEFDDLFVEGLISAVEIGLGASGELRYPSFAERIGWRYPGIGEFQCYDKYLQQNLRKAAKLRGHSFWARGPDNAGQYNCRPHETGFFCERGDYDSYYGRFFLQWYAQSLVNHADNVLSLAGLAFEETRIIVKALDCGILVLLVMGLERN, encoded by the exons ATGGCCACCACTTTTTGTCGAATCCAAGATCAACTGCCACTGAGGAGGGAGAGGACACAGGAAAAAGCAGAgagacggagagagagagagagcgaagaGGCAGAGGGAAGAGATGGAAACCGGGAATGCCGTACAAGGATGAACACCAACGTCAACGACGACGCCAACAGTCACCATCTGAAGCAAGATCTGTATCCCCAAACCGAAGCCACAACCTCCCGCCCCTACCCCCACCCCCGCCGGCCCCGCGGCTTCGCGGCAGCGATGGGCGCCGCCGCCGACGGAGCCGCTTCCGGCGCAGGCGCCAAGGGGAagaaggagagggagaaggagaaggagcgGACCAAGCTCCGGGAGCGCCACCGCCGCGCCATCACTAGCCGCATGCTTGCCGGCCTCCGCCAGTACGGCAACTTCCCCCTCCCCGCCCGAGCCGACATGAACGACGTCCTCGCCGCCCTCGCAAGGGAGGCCGGTTGGACCGTCGACCCTGACGGCACTACCTACCGATCCTCTCCGCCTCCTTCGCAAATG GGGACATTTCTTGTTAGGTCAGTTGGAAGCCCATTATCTGCTAGTTCATTGAGAAATTGCTCCACTAGAGCTTCATTAGACTGTCAGCCATCAGTTCTAAGGCTTGATGAGAGTTTATCACCAGCATCACTTGATTCTGTTGTGGTTGCGGAGACGGATACAAAGAGTGAGAAGTATGCAATTGCAAGCCCCATTCACTCAGCTGAATGTTTGGGGACTGACCAG CTTATGCAAGACATTGGTTCCAGGGAGCATGAGACTGATTTTGCAGGAACTCCTTATGTCCCTGTTTATGTGATGCTTGct ACTGGTGTAATCAACAATTTCTGCCTGTTGGTTGATCCTGAAGGTGTTAGACAGGAGTTAAGACATCTGAAGTCTTTACATGTAGATGGTGTCGTTGTGGATTGTTGGTGGGGTATTGTTGAAGGGTGGAACCCACAGAAGTATCTATGGTCTGGTTACAGGGATCTATTTACCATCATCCGGGAGCTCCAACTGAAATTGCAG GTTGTTATGGCATTTCATGAGTATGGAGGAAATGATTCTAATAGTGTATCAATCTCCCTCCCTCAATGGGTACTGGAGATTGGCAAAGAGAACCCAGATATATTCTTCACAGATCGTGAAGGAAGGAGAAATACTGAATGCCTATCTTGGGGCATTGATAAAGAACGAGTGCTAAAGGGTAGAACCGGTATAGAG gtCTATTTTGACTTCATGAGAAGCTTTCGAATAGAGTTTGATGATTTGTTTGTTGAGGGTCTTATCTCCGCAGTTGAAATTGGACTTGGAGCATCTGGGGAGCTGAGGTACCCTTCTTTTGCAGAAAGGATAGGATGGAGGTACCCTGGTATTGGTGAGTTTCAG TGTTATGACAAATACTTGCAACAAAATCTACGAAAAGCTGCGAAATTACGTGGACACTCCTTCTGGGCTAGGGGGCCTGATAATGCTGGTCAATACAATTGTAGACCACATGAAACTGGCTTCTTCTGTGAACGAGGGGACTATGATAGCTACTATGGACGTTTTTTCCTCCAATGGTATGCTCAGTCTTTAGTAAATCATGCCGATAATGTCCTATCTCTTGCAGGCCTTGCATTTGAGGAAACACGGATAATTGTAAAG GCATTGGATTGTGGTATTCTAGTTCTGCTAGTCATGGGACTGgagagaaattga
- the LOC127812676 gene encoding uncharacterized protein LOC127812676 isoform X3 — MLRSLLRAAASAGATARRRTSLPTPPSATTATSQLGSYRGYAAKVTKASLTKAKKAKSKSDAKDAAASSSSSFSPADDLDDEDIRLRHLAEDEKNKSLDVGPNGRPLFTSTHSLSQLSRQDICTYMKFSMDDLNEMLPEGVPLGMVKEFEDSKRTALLVRQSFLDLRDNFRRIVDPSLQSSNAKGPKVQKQIVLDGPVSCGKSIALAMLVHWARNEGWLVFYVPYGREWTHGGFFYKNPQTGLWDTPVQAANALQNFLKYNQSRLQQLHCQLSDPIPLGEGAGVGWLKGVDSMAMPEGSTLYDLIQTGLNYTHASVGVLVRLRKELSLVKDVPVLLAIDQYNNWFTFSEYEEPVTARSCRPLHARELATVNAFRSMMNNDMMVGAFSHSTAVGKLRKDLPDVPTGARINFPRYNLNEAAAVCHYYLSAPTVQGFGQRKRRTSLEATSHIV, encoded by the exons ATGCTGCGGTCACTCCTCAGGGCGGCCGCTTCGGCGGGAGCCACCGCCAGACGCCGCACGAGCCTCCCAACGCCGCCATCCGCGACCACCGCTACTTCTCAGCTTGGTTCGTACAGAGGCTACGCTGCGAAGGTCACCAAAGCGTCCCTCACAAAGGCCAAGAAAGCCAAGTCGAAGTCCGACGCCAAGGACGCGGCCGCCTCCTCATCTTCCTCTTTTTCCCCCGCCGACGACCTCGATGACGAGGACATACGCCTTCGCCACCTCGCGGAGGACGAGAAGAACAAGTCTCTCGACGTCGGCCCCAATGGGCGCCCTCTCTTCACCTCCACTCATTCGCTATCTCAGCTTTCCCGCCAAGACATTTGCACTTACATGAAATTCAG TATGGATGATTTGAATGAGATGTTGCCGGAAGGAGTGCCGTTGGGGATGGTGAAGGAATTTGAGGATTCGAAACGGACAGCATTGTTGGTTCGGCAGAGTTTCTTGGACCTTCGTGATAATTTTAGGCGCATTGTTGACCCTTCTTTGCAATCTTCTAACGCCAAGG GTCCAAAAGTTCAGAAGCAAATTGTTTTGGATGGTCCTGTTAGCTGCGGCAAAAGTATTGCACTTGCAATGCTTGTTCACTGGGCTCGTAATGAGGGTTGGCTTGTTTTCTATGTACCTTATGGTCGAGAATGGACGCATGGAGGATTTTTCTACAAAAATCCACAAACTGGTCTTTGGGATACTCCTGTTCAGGCAGCAAATGCTCTGCAG AACTTTTTGAAATACAATCAATCTCGCTTACAACAATTGCATTGCCAATTGTCTGATCCTATCCCATTGGGAGAGGGTGCTGGTGTTGGGTGGCTGAAAGGGGTTGATTCCATGGCAATGCCTGAAGGTTCAACACTCTATGACCTCATTCAAACAGGACTAAATTACACCCATGCTTCCGTTGGAGTGCTAGTTCGTTTGAGGAAAGAATTATCACTTGTAAAAGATGTACCTGTTCTCCTTGCAATTGACCAA TACAATAATTGGTTTACATTCAGCGAGTATGAGGAGCCAGTAACTGCTCGTTCTTGTCGGCCTCTGCATGCTAGAGAACTGGCAACG GTGAATGCATTTAGGTCTATGATGAACAATGACATGATGGTCGGTGCTTTCTCTCACTCAACAGCAGTAGGGAAGCTAAGGAAGGACTTGCCAGATGTTCCAACAGGTGCTCGCATTAATTTTCCCCGGTACAATTTAAATGAAGCTGCTGCGGTTTGCCACTACTACCTCAG TGCTCCAACTGTTCAGGGTTTTGGCCAAAGAAAGAGGCGCACGTCTTTGGAAGCAACAAGTCATATTGTGTGA
- the LOC127812676 gene encoding uncharacterized protein LOC127812676 isoform X2 has protein sequence MLRSLLRAAASAGATARRRTSLPTPPSATTATSQLGSYRGYAAKVTKASLTKAKKAKSKSDAKDAAASSSSSFSPADDLDDEDIRLRHLAEDEKNKSLDVGPNGRPLFTSTHSLSQLSRQDICTYMKFSMDDLNEMLPEGVPLGMVKEFEDSKRTALLVRQSFLDLRDNFRRIVDPSLQSSNAKGPKVQKQIVLDGPVSCGKSIALAMLVHWARNEGWLVFYVPYGREWTHGGFFYKNPQTGLWDTPVQAANALQNFLKYNQSRLQQLHCQLSDPIPLGEGAGVGWLKGVDSMAMPEGSTLYDLIQTGLNYTHASVGVLVRLRKELSLVKDVPVLLAIDQYNNWFTFSEYEEPVTARSCRPLHARELATVNAFRSMMNNDMMVGAFSHSTAVGKLRKDLPDVPTGARINFPRYNLNEAAAVCHYYLRQRLVRREAFSEEGWKKVFYLSNGNGTEMRRLVPFMR, from the exons ATGCTGCGGTCACTCCTCAGGGCGGCCGCTTCGGCGGGAGCCACCGCCAGACGCCGCACGAGCCTCCCAACGCCGCCATCCGCGACCACCGCTACTTCTCAGCTTGGTTCGTACAGAGGCTACGCTGCGAAGGTCACCAAAGCGTCCCTCACAAAGGCCAAGAAAGCCAAGTCGAAGTCCGACGCCAAGGACGCGGCCGCCTCCTCATCTTCCTCTTTTTCCCCCGCCGACGACCTCGATGACGAGGACATACGCCTTCGCCACCTCGCGGAGGACGAGAAGAACAAGTCTCTCGACGTCGGCCCCAATGGGCGCCCTCTCTTCACCTCCACTCATTCGCTATCTCAGCTTTCCCGCCAAGACATTTGCACTTACATGAAATTCAG TATGGATGATTTGAATGAGATGTTGCCGGAAGGAGTGCCGTTGGGGATGGTGAAGGAATTTGAGGATTCGAAACGGACAGCATTGTTGGTTCGGCAGAGTTTCTTGGACCTTCGTGATAATTTTAGGCGCATTGTTGACCCTTCTTTGCAATCTTCTAACGCCAAGG GTCCAAAAGTTCAGAAGCAAATTGTTTTGGATGGTCCTGTTAGCTGCGGCAAAAGTATTGCACTTGCAATGCTTGTTCACTGGGCTCGTAATGAGGGTTGGCTTGTTTTCTATGTACCTTATGGTCGAGAATGGACGCATGGAGGATTTTTCTACAAAAATCCACAAACTGGTCTTTGGGATACTCCTGTTCAGGCAGCAAATGCTCTGCAG AACTTTTTGAAATACAATCAATCTCGCTTACAACAATTGCATTGCCAATTGTCTGATCCTATCCCATTGGGAGAGGGTGCTGGTGTTGGGTGGCTGAAAGGGGTTGATTCCATGGCAATGCCTGAAGGTTCAACACTCTATGACCTCATTCAAACAGGACTAAATTACACCCATGCTTCCGTTGGAGTGCTAGTTCGTTTGAGGAAAGAATTATCACTTGTAAAAGATGTACCTGTTCTCCTTGCAATTGACCAA TACAATAATTGGTTTACATTCAGCGAGTATGAGGAGCCAGTAACTGCTCGTTCTTGTCGGCCTCTGCATGCTAGAGAACTGGCAACG GTGAATGCATTTAGGTCTATGATGAACAATGACATGATGGTCGGTGCTTTCTCTCACTCAACAGCAGTAGGGAAGCTAAGGAAGGACTTGCCAGATGTTCCAACAGGTGCTCGCATTAATTTTCCCCGGTACAATTTAAATGAAGCTGCTGCGGTTTGCCACTACTACCTCAG
- the LOC127812676 gene encoding uncharacterized protein LOC127812676 isoform X1, which produces MLRSLLRAAASAGATARRRTSLPTPPSATTATSQLGSYRGYAAKVTKASLTKAKKAKSKSDAKDAAASSSSSFSPADDLDDEDIRLRHLAEDEKNKSLDVGPNGRPLFTSTHSLSQLSRQDICTYMKFSMDDLNEMLPEGVPLGMVKEFEDSKRTALLVRQSFLDLRDNFRRIVDPSLQSSNAKGPKVQKQIVLDGPVSCGKSIALAMLVHWARNEGWLVFYVPYGREWTHGGFFYKNPQTGLWDTPVQAANALQNFLKYNQSRLQQLHCQLSDPIPLGEGAGVGWLKGVDSMAMPEGSTLYDLIQTGLNYTHASVGVLVRLRKELSLVKDVPVLLAIDQYNNWFTFSEYEEPVTARSCRPLHARELATVNAFRSMMNNDMMVGAFSHSTAVGKLRKDLPDVPTGARINFPRYNLNEAAAVCHYYLRQRLVRREAFSEEGWKKVFYLSNGNGTEMRWLVPFMR; this is translated from the exons ATGCTGCGGTCACTCCTCAGGGCGGCCGCTTCGGCGGGAGCCACCGCCAGACGCCGCACGAGCCTCCCAACGCCGCCATCCGCGACCACCGCTACTTCTCAGCTTGGTTCGTACAGAGGCTACGCTGCGAAGGTCACCAAAGCGTCCCTCACAAAGGCCAAGAAAGCCAAGTCGAAGTCCGACGCCAAGGACGCGGCCGCCTCCTCATCTTCCTCTTTTTCCCCCGCCGACGACCTCGATGACGAGGACATACGCCTTCGCCACCTCGCGGAGGACGAGAAGAACAAGTCTCTCGACGTCGGCCCCAATGGGCGCCCTCTCTTCACCTCCACTCATTCGCTATCTCAGCTTTCCCGCCAAGACATTTGCACTTACATGAAATTCAG TATGGATGATTTGAATGAGATGTTGCCGGAAGGAGTGCCGTTGGGGATGGTGAAGGAATTTGAGGATTCGAAACGGACAGCATTGTTGGTTCGGCAGAGTTTCTTGGACCTTCGTGATAATTTTAGGCGCATTGTTGACCCTTCTTTGCAATCTTCTAACGCCAAGG GTCCAAAAGTTCAGAAGCAAATTGTTTTGGATGGTCCTGTTAGCTGCGGCAAAAGTATTGCACTTGCAATGCTTGTTCACTGGGCTCGTAATGAGGGTTGGCTTGTTTTCTATGTACCTTATGGTCGAGAATGGACGCATGGAGGATTTTTCTACAAAAATCCACAAACTGGTCTTTGGGATACTCCTGTTCAGGCAGCAAATGCTCTGCAG AACTTTTTGAAATACAATCAATCTCGCTTACAACAATTGCATTGCCAATTGTCTGATCCTATCCCATTGGGAGAGGGTGCTGGTGTTGGGTGGCTGAAAGGGGTTGATTCCATGGCAATGCCTGAAGGTTCAACACTCTATGACCTCATTCAAACAGGACTAAATTACACCCATGCTTCCGTTGGAGTGCTAGTTCGTTTGAGGAAAGAATTATCACTTGTAAAAGATGTACCTGTTCTCCTTGCAATTGACCAA TACAATAATTGGTTTACATTCAGCGAGTATGAGGAGCCAGTAACTGCTCGTTCTTGTCGGCCTCTGCATGCTAGAGAACTGGCAACG GTGAATGCATTTAGGTCTATGATGAACAATGACATGATGGTCGGTGCTTTCTCTCACTCAACAGCAGTAGGGAAGCTAAGGAAGGACTTGCCAGATGTTCCAACAGGTGCTCGCATTAATTTTCCCCGGTACAATTTAAATGAAGCTGCTGCGGTTTGCCACTACTACCTCAG GCAAAGGCTAGTACGCCGCGAAGCATTCTCAGAGGAAGGTTGGAAAAAGGTATTCTACCTGTCCAACGGCAATGGGACAGAAATGAGATGGTTAGTGCCTTTCATGAGGTGA
- the LOC127812679 gene encoding pectin acetylesterase 8-like — MMLLSGMCIMGKGRLGQWLHFLVCVLLVLKTEGFDVGITYIQSAVAKGAVCLDGSPPAYHFDKGSGAGINNWLVFFEGGAWCNNATTCLERTKTHLGSSKLMDKEISFSGIFSNEQKFNPDFYNWNRIKVRYCDGSSFTGDVEAVNPANKLYFRGGRIFVAVIEDLMAKGMQNAENAILSGCSAGGLASILLCDKFRALLPARTKVKCVADAGFFINAKDVSGAQHIEGFYNDVVTTHGSAKNLPSYCTSRMKPGLCFFPQNMAGGIQTPLFLINAAYDSWQVKNILAPGVADPHGTWHSCKLDITKCSNDQLAIIQDFRKQFLSALTGLGNSPARGLFINSCYSHCQAGTQETWLMDDSPKLGGTTIAKAVGDWYYDRVPFQKIDCPYPCDKTCHNRVFD; from the exons ATGATGCTACTGTCAGGAATGTGCATAATGGGGAAAGGGAGATTAGGCCAATGGCTACACTTTCTAGTTTGTGTGCTGCTTGTGCTGAAAACTGAAGGATTCGATGTTGGGATAACTTATATTCAGAGTGCTGTTGCGAAAGGAGCag TTTGTTTGGATGGGAGTCCACCGGCTTACCATTTCGATAAGGGATCCGGGGCAGGAATCAACAATTGGTTGGTCTTTTTTGAG GGAGGAGCCTGGTGCAACAATGCTACAACTTGCCTTGAGCGAACAAAGACTCATCTAGGTTCATCGAAGCTAATGGATAAGGAGATATCTTTCTCTGGGATATTTAGCAATGAACAGAAGTTCAATCCAG ATTTCTACAATTGGAACAGGATCAAGGTTAGGTACTGTGACGGGTCATCATTCACAGGCGATGTGGAAGCAGTCAATCCT GCTAATAAGCTTTACTTTAGAGGGGGACGGATCTTTGTTGCTGTGATTGAGGATTTAATGGCCAAAGGAATGCAAAATGctgaaaat GCTATTCTCTCCGGCTGTTCAGCAGGAGGTCTGGCATCCATATTGCTTTGTGACAAATTCCGGGCTCTGCTTCCTGCACGTACCAAAGTGAAATGCGTGGCAGATGCAGGCTTTTTCATCAACGC GAAGGATGTTTCGGGTGCACAACATATTGAAGGTTTCTACAATGATGTTGTTACAACACAT GGATCAGCTAAAAATTTACCCTCATACTGCACTTCCCGAATGAAACCTGGTTTG TGCTTCTTCCCCCAAAATATGGCAGGGGGAATTCAAACTCCACTTTTTCTAATAAATGCAGCCTATGATTCATGGCAG gTAAAGAACATTTTGGCACCCGGTGTTGCTGATCCGCATGGAACCTGGCATAGCTGCAAGCTTGATATAACTAAATGTTCAAATGATCAACTAGCAATCATACAAG ATTTTAGGAAGCAGTTCTTAAGTGCGTTGACGGGACTTGGAAACTCTCCGGCTAGAGGACTGTTTATCAACTCTTGCTATTCTCATTGCCAAGCTGGAACGCAGGAAACTTGGCTGATGGATGACTCTCCAAAACTGGGTGGAACT ACGATTGCAAAGGCAGTTGGTGACTGGTATTATGACCGGGTCCCTTTCCAGAAGATCGACTGCCCATATCCCTGCGATAAAACCTGCCACAATCGGGTTTTTGATTAG